A DNA window from Streptomyces asoensis contains the following coding sequences:
- the dxr gene encoding 1-deoxy-D-xylulose-5-phosphate reductoisomerase, with product MSDSPAPLADPHLVHDPVAGDGPKDVVILGSTGSIGTQAIDLVLRNPDRFRVTGLSANGGRVALLAEQARRLRVRTVAVAREDVVPALREALATEYGTGEPLPEILAGPEAATELAASDCHTVLNGITGSIGLAPTLAALEAGRALALANKESLIVGGPLVKALAGPGQIIPVDSEHAALFQALAAGTRAEVRKLVVTASGGPFRGRTKQQLADVTVEDALAHPTWSMGPVITINSATLVNKGLEVIEAHLLYDIPFDRIEVVVHPQSYVHSMVEFTDGSTLAQATPPDMRGPIAIGLGWPRRVPDAAPAFDWSTASTWEFFPLDNEAFPSVNLARHVGELAGTAPAVFNAANEECVEAFRKGALPFNGIMETVTRVVREHGTPATGTSLTVSDVLEAETWARARSRELTATAEARA from the coding sequence ATGAGCGACAGTCCAGCCCCCCTCGCCGACCCGCACCTCGTCCACGATCCGGTCGCGGGCGACGGCCCGAAGGACGTGGTGATCCTCGGCTCCACCGGTTCGATCGGCACCCAGGCCATCGACCTCGTGCTGCGCAACCCGGACCGTTTCCGGGTGACCGGCCTGTCCGCCAACGGCGGCCGGGTCGCCCTTCTCGCCGAACAGGCCCGCAGGCTGAGGGTGCGGACCGTCGCGGTCGCCCGCGAGGACGTGGTGCCCGCGCTGCGCGAGGCTCTCGCCACCGAGTACGGCACGGGGGAGCCGCTCCCCGAGATCCTCGCGGGACCCGAGGCCGCCACCGAGCTCGCCGCCTCCGACTGCCACACCGTCCTGAACGGCATCACGGGCTCCATCGGCCTCGCGCCGACCCTCGCCGCCCTGGAGGCGGGCCGCGCCCTCGCGCTCGCCAACAAGGAGTCGCTCATCGTCGGCGGTCCGCTCGTGAAGGCGCTCGCCGGGCCCGGACAGATCATCCCGGTCGACTCCGAGCACGCGGCGCTCTTCCAGGCCCTCGCCGCGGGCACGCGCGCGGAGGTCCGCAAGCTGGTCGTCACCGCCTCCGGCGGTCCGTTCCGGGGCCGCACCAAGCAGCAGCTGGCCGACGTGACGGTCGAGGACGCCCTCGCCCACCCGACCTGGTCCATGGGCCCGGTGATCACCATCAACTCCGCGACCCTGGTCAACAAGGGCCTGGAGGTGATCGAGGCGCACCTGCTCTACGACATTCCCTTCGACCGCATTGAGGTGGTCGTGCATCCCCAGTCGTATGTCCACTCGATGGTGGAGTTCACGGACGGATCGACGCTGGCCCAGGCGACGCCCCCCGACATGCGGGGGCCGATCGCCATAGGTCTCGGCTGGCCGCGGCGCGTCCCCGACGCGGCGCCCGCCTTCGACTGGAGCACGGCGTCGACCTGGGAGTTCTTCCCGCTCGACAACGAGGCCTTCCCCTCGGTGAACCTCGCGCGGCACGTGGGCGAGCTCGCGGGCACAGCCCCGGCGGTGTTCAATGCCGCCAACGAGGAGTGCGTGGAGGCGTTCCGCAAGGGCGCGCTGCCGTTCAACGGGATCATGGAGACCGTCACCCGGGTCGTGCGCGAGCACGGCACGCCGGCGACGGGAACTTCACTCACCGTGTCGGACGTCCTCGAAGCGGAGACCTGGGCACGGGCCCGGTCCCGGGAACTGACGGCTACCGCGGAGGCGCGTGCATGA
- a CDS encoding acyl-CoA dehydrogenase family protein, giving the protein MSAPPLKKPTVTEREARQVAEAAREQDWRKPSFGKELFLGRFRLDLIHPHPLPTDEAVRRGEQFLTKLRDFCETKIDAALIEREARIPDDVVRGLKELGALGMKIDPKYGGLGLTQVYYNKALALVGSASPAVGVLLSAHQSIGAPQPLKLFGTPEQKQRFLPRCASTDISAFLLTEPDVGSDPARLATSAVPDGDDYVLDGVKLWTTNGVVADLLVVMARVPKSEGHKGGITAFVVEAGSPGITVENRNAFMGLRGIENGVTRFHQVRVPAANRVGPEGAGLKIALTTLNTGRLSLPASCVAAGKWSLKIAREWSAAREQWGRPIAHHEAVGAKISFIAATTFALEAVLDLSSQMADEDRNDIRIEGALAKLIASELGWRMADELVQIRGGRGFETAASLAARGEKAVPAEQVLRDLRINRIFEGSTEIMHLLIAREAVDAHLTVAGDLIDPDKSLQDKARAGANAGVFYAKWLPKLVAGPGQLPSSYTEFKRGVDLSPHLRFVERHSRKLARSTFYAMSRWQGRMETKQAFLGRIVDIGAELFAMSAACVRAELLRARGENGREAYQLADAFCRQSRLRVDELFTRLWSNTDDVDRKVVKGVMSGTYEWLEQGIVDPSGDGPWIADTTPGPSERENVHRPIR; this is encoded by the coding sequence ATGTCCGCACCACCCCTCAAGAAACCCACCGTCACCGAACGTGAGGCCCGCCAGGTCGCCGAGGCGGCGCGCGAGCAGGACTGGCGCAAGCCGAGCTTCGGCAAGGAACTCTTCCTCGGCCGCTTCCGGCTGGACCTCATCCATCCCCACCCGCTCCCCACCGACGAGGCCGTCCGGCGCGGTGAGCAGTTCCTGACGAAACTCCGCGACTTCTGCGAGACGAAGATCGACGCGGCCCTCATCGAGCGTGAGGCCCGGATTCCCGACGACGTCGTACGCGGGCTCAAGGAGCTCGGCGCCCTCGGCATGAAGATCGACCCCAAGTACGGCGGCCTGGGCCTCACCCAGGTGTACTACAACAAGGCCCTGGCGCTGGTGGGCTCGGCCAGCCCCGCGGTCGGCGTCCTGCTGTCGGCGCACCAGTCGATCGGCGCCCCGCAGCCGCTGAAGCTGTTCGGCACCCCCGAGCAGAAGCAGCGCTTCCTGCCGCGCTGCGCGAGCACGGACATCAGCGCCTTCCTCCTCACCGAACCGGACGTCGGCTCCGACCCGGCGCGCCTGGCCACCAGCGCGGTGCCCGACGGGGACGACTACGTGCTCGACGGGGTGAAGCTGTGGACGACCAACGGCGTCGTCGCCGACCTGCTGGTCGTGATGGCCCGGGTGCCCAAGAGCGAGGGCCACAAGGGCGGCATCACGGCGTTCGTCGTGGAGGCCGGCTCGCCCGGCATCACCGTCGAGAACCGCAACGCCTTCATGGGCCTGCGCGGCATCGAGAACGGCGTCACCCGCTTCCACCAGGTGCGGGTCCCGGCCGCGAACCGGGTCGGCCCCGAGGGCGCCGGTCTGAAGATCGCCCTGACCACCCTGAACACGGGACGCCTCTCGCTGCCCGCGTCCTGCGTGGCGGCCGGCAAGTGGTCCCTGAAGATCGCCCGCGAGTGGTCGGCGGCGCGTGAGCAGTGGGGCCGGCCGATCGCCCACCACGAGGCGGTCGGCGCGAAGATCAGCTTCATCGCGGCCACCACCTTCGCGCTGGAGGCGGTGCTGGACCTCTCCTCGCAGATGGCGGACGAGGACCGCAACGACATCCGCATCGAGGGTGCGCTCGCCAAGCTCATCGCCTCCGAGCTGGGCTGGCGCATGGCCGACGAGCTGGTCCAGATCCGCGGCGGCCGCGGCTTCGAGACGGCGGCCTCGCTGGCCGCCCGCGGGGAGAAGGCGGTCCCCGCCGAGCAGGTCCTGCGCGACCTGCGGATCAACCGCATCTTCGAGGGCTCGACGGAGATCATGCACCTCCTGATCGCCCGCGAGGCCGTGGACGCCCACCTCACGGTCGCCGGCGACCTCATCGACCCCGACAAGTCCCTCCAGGACAAGGCGAGGGCGGGCGCCAACGCGGGCGTCTTCTACGCCAAGTGGCTGCCGAAACTCGTCGCCGGACCGGGCCAGCTGCCCTCGTCGTACACCGAGTTCAAGCGGGGCGTCGACCTCTCCCCGCATCTGCGGTTCGTCGAGCGGCACTCGCGCAAGCTCGCCCGCTCCACGTTCTACGCCATGTCCCGCTGGCAGGGCCGGATGGAGACCAAGCAGGCCTTCCTCGGCCGGATCGTCGACATCGGCGCGGAGCTGTTCGCGATGAGCGCGGCCTGTGTGCGGGCCGAGCTGCTGCGGGCGCGCGGTGAGAACGGCCGGGAGGCCTACCAGCTCGCCGACGCCTTCTGCCGCCAGTCCCGCCTGCGCGTCGACGAGCTCTTCACACGGCTGTGGAGCAACACCGACGACGTGGACCGCAAGGTCGTCAAGGGGGTGATGTCCGGCACCTACGAGTGGCTGGAGCAGGGCATCGTCGACCCGTCGGGCGACGGCCCCTGGATCGCCGACACCACCCCGGGACCGAGCGAGCGCGAGAACGTCCACCGCCCGATCAGGTGA
- a CDS encoding LacI family DNA-binding transcriptional regulator, which yields MVTLAEVAQHAGVSASTVSYVLSGKRSISTTTRQRVEQSIRQLGYHPNAGARALASSRSNIIALMIPLRTDIYVPVMMEIAIAVATTARTHGYDVLLLTGEEGPDAVRRVTGSGLADAMILMDVELDDERLPLLRSTDRPSVLIGLPADTSGLTCVDLDFAATGALCVEHLATLGHRDIAVVGEAPAVYERHTGFAERTLDGLRSRAKELGLRLLHRPCEGGYDAMAVTLARILDERPGTTGFVVQNESAVEPLLALLRQQGRAVPEDVSVVAVCPDQVAVQASVRLTSVAIPAQDMGRHAVERLVAKLDGHGGDEVVLLAPELTVRASTGPAPTVS from the coding sequence ATGGTCACCCTCGCCGAGGTCGCCCAGCACGCCGGAGTCTCGGCGAGCACGGTGAGCTATGTCCTCAGTGGCAAGCGGTCCATCTCCACGACCACCCGGCAGCGGGTCGAGCAGAGCATCCGGCAGCTCGGCTACCACCCCAACGCGGGCGCCCGCGCGCTGGCCAGCAGCAGGTCCAACATCATCGCGCTGATGATCCCGCTGCGCACCGACATCTACGTGCCGGTGATGATGGAGATCGCCATCGCGGTGGCGACCACCGCCCGCACCCACGGCTACGACGTCCTGCTGCTCACCGGCGAGGAGGGGCCCGACGCGGTCCGCCGCGTCACGGGCAGCGGACTCGCCGACGCGATGATCCTGATGGACGTCGAACTCGACGACGAGCGGCTGCCGCTGCTGCGCTCCACCGACCGGCCGTCCGTGCTGATCGGCCTGCCGGCCGACACCTCCGGCCTGACCTGCGTCGACCTGGACTTCGCGGCGACCGGCGCGCTCTGCGTGGAGCACCTGGCGACCCTGGGGCACCGTGACATCGCCGTCGTCGGCGAGGCACCGGCGGTCTACGAACGGCACACCGGCTTCGCCGAGCGCACCCTCGACGGACTGCGTTCCCGGGCGAAGGAACTGGGACTGCGGCTGCTGCACCGCCCGTGCGAGGGCGGGTACGACGCGATGGCCGTGACCCTCGCCCGGATCCTGGACGAACGCCCGGGCACCACCGGGTTCGTGGTGCAGAACGAGTCGGCGGTCGAGCCGCTGCTCGCGCTGCTGCGCCAGCAGGGCAGGGCGGTACCGGAGGACGTGTCCGTGGTGGCCGTCTGCCCCGACCAGGTCGCCGTCCAGGCCTCGGTGCGGCTGACGTCGGTCGCCATCCCCGCGCAGGACATGGGCCGGCACGCCGTGGAGCGCCTCGTCGCCAAGCTCGACGGCCACGGCGGCGACGAAGTCGTGCTGCTCGCGCCCGAGTTGACGGTCCGGGCGAGCACGGGACCGGCGCCCACCGTCTCCTGA
- a CDS encoding TIM-barrel domain-containing protein encodes MNQPAENQPQVSLAQSSPTVGTFRERDGALEWSGRQETLRIEPWGPDAVRVRARLGGPVLEGLPGALLDEPPATDSSVKTSDTEGRLTVGALTVEVDAEGMVRFLRTDDGSELLAEQRAHFWWPGPRLYTAVGNGHHRLEQRFAAYDDEKLYGLGQHQHGRLDQKGLVVDLVQRNAEVGIPVLTSSRGYTLLWNNPAIGRVELAGNGTRWVADSARQIDYWITAGRPAEAQRNYSAATGRTPMLPEWAAGFWQCKLRYRTQDELLGVAREYKRRGLPLDAIVCDFFHWTHLGEWKFDPAQWPDPAAMVRELEELGVKLVVSVWPSVSPLSENHPVMEQRGYLIGTQYGPMAHADWPDKGVASTVQVAFYDATNPEAREFVWSRIRDNYVTPYGITAFWLDACEPELKPGFPENLRYWAGPGLEVGNIYPADNSRAFHEGLRAAGEEEIITLNRSAWAGSQRYGAALWSGDIGTDFATLRRQIAAGLNTALSGIPWWNTDIGGFHGGDPDDPAYREVMVRWFQFGALSPLMRLHGFRDPGKPLGPDMTGGPNEVWSYGEEAGAVLEKYLRLRERLKPYVLRVMREAHEEGLPPMRPLFLEFPDDPAAWSVDDSYLFGPDVLVAPVLTAGATSRTAYLPAGAAWTDAWTGETYEGGAVVTVDAPLDRLPLFLRDGARLPVAE; translated from the coding sequence ATGAACCAGCCCGCCGAGAACCAGCCTCAGGTCAGTCTCGCGCAGTCGTCGCCCACGGTCGGCACCTTCCGTGAGCGCGACGGCGCCCTGGAGTGGAGCGGCCGCCAGGAGACCCTGCGGATCGAGCCGTGGGGACCCGACGCCGTCCGGGTGCGCGCCCGGCTCGGCGGGCCGGTCCTCGAAGGGCTTCCGGGCGCCCTGCTCGACGAACCGCCGGCCACCGACAGCAGCGTCAAGACCTCCGACACCGAGGGCCGGCTGACCGTCGGCGCGCTCACCGTCGAGGTGGACGCCGAGGGCATGGTCCGCTTCCTGCGGACCGACGACGGCTCGGAGCTCCTGGCCGAACAGCGCGCCCACTTCTGGTGGCCGGGGCCGCGGCTCTACACCGCCGTCGGCAACGGCCACCACCGTCTGGAACAGCGCTTCGCGGCCTACGACGACGAGAAGCTGTACGGCCTCGGCCAGCACCAGCACGGCCGGCTGGACCAGAAGGGCCTGGTGGTGGACCTGGTCCAGCGCAACGCCGAGGTCGGCATCCCGGTGCTCACCTCCAGCCGGGGCTACACGCTGCTGTGGAACAACCCGGCGATCGGCCGGGTCGAACTGGCCGGCAACGGCACCCGCTGGGTCGCCGACTCGGCCCGGCAGATCGACTACTGGATCACCGCGGGCCGGCCGGCCGAGGCCCAGCGCAACTACAGCGCGGCGACCGGCCGTACCCCGATGCTGCCGGAGTGGGCGGCCGGCTTCTGGCAGTGCAAGCTGCGCTACCGCACCCAGGACGAACTCCTGGGCGTGGCACGGGAGTACAAGCGCCGGGGACTGCCCCTGGACGCCATCGTCTGCGACTTCTTCCACTGGACGCACCTGGGCGAGTGGAAGTTCGACCCGGCGCAGTGGCCCGACCCCGCCGCCATGGTCCGCGAGCTCGAGGAGCTGGGGGTCAAGCTGGTGGTCAGCGTCTGGCCGTCGGTGTCGCCGCTGAGCGAGAACCATCCGGTGATGGAGCAGCGCGGTTACCTCATCGGCACCCAGTACGGTCCGATGGCGCACGCCGACTGGCCGGACAAGGGCGTGGCGTCGACCGTCCAGGTGGCGTTCTACGACGCGACCAACCCCGAGGCGCGGGAATTCGTGTGGTCGAGGATCCGCGACAACTACGTGACGCCGTACGGCATCACGGCGTTCTGGCTGGACGCCTGCGAGCCCGAGCTGAAGCCCGGCTTCCCGGAGAACCTGCGCTACTGGGCGGGTCCGGGTCTGGAGGTCGGCAACATCTACCCGGCCGACAACTCCCGCGCCTTCCACGAGGGTCTGCGCGCGGCCGGCGAGGAGGAGATCATCACCCTCAACCGGTCGGCCTGGGCGGGCAGTCAGCGCTACGGCGCCGCCCTGTGGTCGGGGGACATCGGCACCGACTTCGCGACCCTGCGCCGTCAGATCGCGGCCGGTCTGAACACCGCGCTGTCGGGCATCCCGTGGTGGAACACGGACATCGGCGGGTTCCACGGAGGCGACCCGGACGACCCGGCGTACCGGGAGGTGATGGTGCGCTGGTTCCAGTTCGGCGCGCTGTCCCCGCTGATGCGGCTGCACGGCTTCCGGGACCCGGGGAAGCCGCTCGGTCCGGACATGACCGGCGGCCCGAACGAGGTGTGGTCGTACGGCGAGGAGGCGGGCGCCGTCCTGGAGAAGTACCTGCGGCTGCGCGAGCGGCTCAAGCCGTACGTGCTGAGGGTGATGCGGGAGGCGCACGAGGAGGGGCTGCCGCCGATGCGGCCGCTGTTCCTGGAGTTCCCCGACGACCCGGCGGCCTGGTCGGTGGACGACTCCTACCTGTTCGGCCCCGACGTGCTCGTCGCCCCGGTGCTGACGGCGGGCGCCACGTCCCGCACGGCCTACCTCCCGGCGGGCGCCGCCTGGACGGACGCCTGGACCGGTGAGACGTACGAGGGGGGCGCGGTGGTGACCGTGGACGCCCCGCTGGACCGTCTGCCGCTGTTCCTGCGGGACGGGGCACGGCTGCCGGTGGCGGAGTAG
- a CDS encoding glycoside hydrolase family 12 protein — protein MATRTLSRIGKALLAPALALGATVALASAPASAAVWSTCDQWGNTSLNGYTLYNNIWGSGAGSQCVWANSGTNWGVWANHPNTGGIKSYPNAKKVINKSITSLGSLSSSYNVTVPSSGAYNTSYDIWDTDYDYEIMLWVNKTGAVGPLGTSQGTVTLGGHTWTVYKGSNGANEVFSFVRTSNSSSGTVNVLPILKWIKDTKGWFGNETIGDVQFGYEITSSSGGLDFTTNNLTVSSS, from the coding sequence ATGGCAACACGCACCCTGAGCAGGATCGGCAAGGCCCTGCTGGCCCCCGCGCTCGCGCTCGGCGCCACCGTCGCGCTGGCCTCCGCCCCCGCCTCGGCCGCCGTATGGAGCACCTGCGACCAGTGGGGCAACACCAGCCTCAACGGCTACACGCTCTACAACAACATCTGGGGCTCCGGCGCCGGCAGCCAGTGCGTCTGGGCCAACTCCGGCACCAACTGGGGAGTCTGGGCCAACCACCCCAACACCGGAGGGATCAAGTCCTACCCGAACGCGAAGAAGGTGATCAACAAGTCGATCACCTCGCTGGGCTCCCTCTCCAGCAGCTACAACGTCACGGTCCCGTCGTCCGGCGCGTACAACACGTCGTACGACATCTGGGACACCGACTACGACTACGAGATCATGCTCTGGGTCAACAAGACCGGAGCCGTCGGCCCCCTGGGCACCTCGCAGGGGACCGTGACGCTCGGCGGCCACACCTGGACGGTCTACAAGGGAAGCAACGGCGCGAACGAGGTCTTCTCCTTCGTCCGCACCTCCAACTCGTCCTCCGGCACCGTCAACGTCCTGCCGATCCTCAAATGGATCAAGGACACCAAGGGCTGGTTCGGCAACGAGACCATCGGTGACGTGCAGTTCGGCTACGAGATCACCTCGTCCTCGGGCGGCCTGGACTTCACCACCAACAACCTGACCGTCAGCAGCAGCTGA
- a CDS encoding beta-galactosidase has translation MTAADRPGLADATRGRILFGGDYNPEQWPEETWHEDVRLMREAGVNSVTLGVFSWSRLEPEPGAREFGWLDTVMDLMHANGVGVVLATPTAAPPPWLGRLHPDTLPRDENGDVEWWGGRQHFSHSSATYRRHAAAITEDLAARYGAHPALTMWHINNEYCTADHGDEAAAAFRRWLRARYGTLDALNRAWGTAFWSQGYDSWDAVLPARRPHYLKNPAQVLDFRRFTSDALLECYLAERDIVTRHTPHIPVTTNFMPLFLGQDGWRWAEEEDVVSVDLYPDPRDPLAAQHGALVQDLTRSQARGPWMLMEQAAGPVDWRAVNHPKPRGLNRLWSLQAVARGADAVCYFQWRQSRQGAEKFHSGMIGHAGERGRTFQEIKVIGSELARIGPEVTGRRIQADIAVLHDWHAWWAGAQGGLPSLHVDHPTVLHAWHRALWESHLTTDFAHPEQDLSGYRLVVVPQLYAMTDAAVDNLVAHVRGGGTLVAGFLTGTADEDDRVRPGGMDARLRELFGIDVLHERWPLEPGESAAAGAFRGILWSEELEKADDATTEAAYRGGELDGLPAVLRRDRAWYLSTLPEPDALRALLARVAADAGVRPVVERLPPQVEAVRRGELLFLLHHGREPVTVDLPGTQHDLLTGRTHTDRITLGRHGAAVLRP, from the coding sequence GTGACCGCCGCGGACCGGCCCGGTCTCGCCGACGCCACCCGCGGCCGGATCCTCTTCGGCGGCGACTACAACCCCGAGCAGTGGCCCGAGGAGACCTGGCACGAGGACGTCAGGCTGATGCGGGAGGCCGGCGTCAACTCGGTCACGCTCGGCGTCTTCTCCTGGTCCAGGCTCGAACCCGAGCCCGGAGCAAGGGAGTTCGGCTGGCTCGACACCGTGATGGACCTGATGCACGCGAACGGCGTCGGCGTCGTCCTCGCCACCCCGACGGCCGCCCCGCCCCCCTGGCTGGGCCGGCTGCACCCGGACACCCTGCCCCGCGACGAGAACGGCGACGTCGAGTGGTGGGGCGGACGCCAGCACTTCTCGCACTCCAGCGCCACCTACCGCCGGCACGCCGCCGCCATCACCGAGGACCTGGCCGCCCGCTACGGCGCCCACCCCGCCCTCACCATGTGGCACATCAACAACGAGTACTGCACGGCCGACCACGGCGACGAGGCGGCGGCCGCGTTCCGCCGCTGGCTGCGCGCGAGGTACGGCACCCTGGACGCCCTCAACAGGGCCTGGGGCACGGCCTTCTGGAGCCAGGGCTACGACAGCTGGGACGCCGTCCTGCCCGCCCGCCGCCCCCACTACCTGAAGAACCCCGCCCAGGTGCTGGACTTCCGGCGCTTCACCTCCGACGCGCTCCTGGAGTGCTACCTCGCGGAGCGCGACATCGTCACCCGGCACACCCCGCACATCCCGGTCACCACCAACTTCATGCCGCTCTTCCTCGGCCAGGACGGCTGGCGCTGGGCCGAGGAGGAGGACGTCGTCTCCGTCGACCTCTACCCGGACCCCCGTGACCCGCTGGCCGCGCAGCACGGCGCGCTGGTCCAGGACCTGACCCGGTCCCAGGCGCGCGGGCCCTGGATGCTGATGGAGCAGGCGGCCGGACCGGTCGACTGGCGCGCGGTCAACCACCCCAAGCCGCGCGGCCTCAACCGGCTCTGGTCCCTCCAGGCGGTGGCCCGCGGCGCGGACGCCGTCTGCTACTTCCAGTGGCGCCAGTCCCGGCAGGGCGCCGAGAAGTTCCACTCCGGGATGATCGGTCACGCGGGGGAGCGGGGCCGCACCTTCCAGGAGATCAAGGTCATCGGGTCCGAACTCGCCCGGATCGGCCCTGAGGTGACGGGCCGTCGCATACAAGCGGACATCGCTGTCCTGCACGACTGGCACGCCTGGTGGGCCGGCGCCCAGGGCGGCCTTCCCTCCCTGCACGTGGACCACCCGACCGTCCTGCACGCCTGGCACCGGGCCCTGTGGGAGTCGCACCTGACCACCGACTTCGCCCACCCCGAGCAGGACCTGTCCGGCTACCGGCTCGTCGTCGTCCCCCAGCTCTACGCGATGACGGACGCGGCGGTCGACAACCTCGTCGCCCACGTCCGCGGCGGCGGCACTCTCGTGGCGGGTTTCCTGACCGGTACGGCCGACGAGGACGACCGCGTCCGGCCCGGCGGGATGGACGCCCGCCTGCGCGAGCTGTTCGGCATCGACGTGCTGCACGAGCGGTGGCCGCTGGAGCCCGGGGAGAGCGCCGCGGCCGGCGCCTTCCGCGGGATCCTGTGGTCGGAGGAGCTGGAGAAGGCCGACGACGCCACGACCGAGGCCGCCTACCGGGGCGGCGAACTCGACGGACTGCCCGCCGTCCTGCGCCGGGACCGCGCCTGGTACCTGTCCACCCTCCCCGAACCCGACGCCCTGCGCGCGCTGCTGGCCCGCGTCGCGGCGGACGCGGGCGTCCGCCCGGTCGTCGAGCGACTCCCGCCGCAGGTGGAGGCCGTACGCCGGGGCGAGCTGCTCTTCCTGCTCCACCACGGCCGCGAGCCGGTGACCGTCGACCTCCCCGGCACCCAGCACGACCTGCTCACCGGGCGGACCCACACCGACCGGATCACCCTGGGCCGCCACGGCGCGGCGGTGCTGCGCCCGTGA
- a CDS encoding carbohydrate ABC transporter permease, with protein sequence MTAVIDEPVATPHRWAAPARPAWEEEPSRAGLAGKGLVLLFACLAVLFPLWIIVVTSLSSRKTIDEAGGLVIVPKGVTFIAYQELLGGGQVTRAAVISVLVTVAGTLFSMAVSVLCAYGLSRTGSLGHRGILMTLLATMFFSAGLIPTYLLVQSLGLTDSYLALILPSAVSVFNILVLRGFFMGISPELIDSARIDGAGDFRILWQIVMPLSRAVLAVITLFYAVGYWSAWFNASLYLNDQDMMPLQNVMIQLVQKQEAPVGLGQAIRTGQLSGLAIQMAVMVMALLPVAVLSPFVQKHFKKGMLTGAVKG encoded by the coding sequence GTGACCGCCGTCATCGACGAACCCGTGGCGACACCGCACCGGTGGGCGGCGCCCGCGCGCCCGGCGTGGGAGGAGGAGCCGTCCAGGGCGGGGCTCGCGGGCAAGGGGCTCGTCCTGCTCTTCGCCTGCCTCGCGGTCCTCTTCCCGCTGTGGATCATCGTCGTCACCAGTCTGTCCTCGCGGAAGACCATCGACGAGGCGGGCGGCCTGGTGATCGTGCCCAAGGGCGTCACGTTCATCGCTTACCAGGAACTGCTCGGCGGCGGCCAGGTGACCCGCGCCGCGGTCATCAGCGTCCTCGTGACCGTGGCCGGCACCCTGTTCTCGATGGCCGTGTCCGTCCTGTGCGCCTACGGCCTGTCCCGCACCGGGTCCCTCGGCCACCGCGGCATCCTGATGACCCTGCTGGCGACCATGTTCTTCAGCGCCGGCCTCATCCCCACCTACCTGCTGGTGCAGTCCCTCGGCCTCACGGACAGCTACCTGGCGCTGATCCTGCCGAGCGCCGTGAGCGTCTTCAACATCCTGGTGCTGCGCGGTTTCTTCATGGGGATCTCGCCGGAACTCATCGACAGCGCGCGCATCGACGGCGCCGGGGACTTCCGCATCCTCTGGCAGATCGTCATGCCGCTGTCGCGGGCGGTCCTCGCGGTGATCACCCTCTTCTACGCCGTCGGGTACTGGAGCGCGTGGTTCAACGCGTCGCTCTACCTCAACGACCAGGACATGATGCCGCTCCAGAACGTCATGATCCAGCTGGTGCAGAAGCAGGAGGCGCCGGTCGGCCTGGGACAGGCCATCAGGACCGGCCAGCTGTCGGGACTGGCCATCCAGATGGCGGTGATGGTGATGGCGCTGCTGCCGGTCGCGGTCCTCTCACCGTTCGTCCAGAAGCACTTCAAGAAGGGAATGCTGACCGGCGCGGTCAAGGGCTAG